A window of Cucurbita pepo subsp. pepo cultivar mu-cu-16 chromosome LG06, ASM280686v2, whole genome shotgun sequence contains these coding sequences:
- the LOC111796757 gene encoding pentatricopeptide repeat-containing protein At5g15280, mitochondrial isoform X1: MISASVLDPQMIRVLCNYLLQIHQLRSSTPIILFIPRNFSLFVQSPVALRSRNKCTTINSSINCCGIGQTLISRCSVLLEKEENVSVLPNSSLKGFLLEISDVVPEYVRRIRRISELKPEDVLKLFLGFQSKVGDNGIQVKKVECLWRILKFVNESNGSLKHLPRLYEVMASLLVQVGKYKEVEQFLSEMEIQGILLDNPEVFSCIIQGFVCEGNLEKAILIYEKARQRCVSPSLSCYRVLLDSLVRIKKTQIALGVCTDMVEMGFDLGDDEKAAFENVVGLLCWQGKVLEARNLVKKFVASDFRPSDEVLYRITRGYCEKKDFEDLLSFFFEIKSPPNVISGNKIIHSLCKNFGSESACLYLRELECTGFKPDEITFGILIGWSCREGNLRNAFIYMSELLFSGLKPDLHSYNALISAMLKEGLWENGQGILAEMVERGTEPNLSTFRILLAGYCKARQFEEAKKIVLEMERCGFIQLSPVDDLLCKIFSFLGFNDSAVRLKRDNNTGVSKTEFFDTLGNGLYLDTDVDEYEKTLTEVLEKSILPDFNLFIVEECKNRDLKAVLSLTAEMDRWGQELTSVGLMGLLRSHCKSNSRIKPIIDVWKRRPDMIAQLEADTLNLLVQAYSKNRSTSSGIGTLNEMIRMDVRIEKETYSALINSLCKIGNLSDLVGCWDRARKDGWVPGLLDFKSLISCLCKKGELKEVVFLLETMLVSYPHSRLDILNIFLERLSEAGFPAIGRVLAKELTSLGFSLDQKAYELLIIGLCKENTVSIAINMLDDMMAMSMVPCIDVCLLLIPTLCKIGRYETAIALKEIGTTKLSYSSRRVYGALMKGFFTTGKVQEALALLEDMLSKGLSLDAEIYNLLIQGHCKAKNFEKVRELLSVMVRKDLSLSISSYGKLVRLMCMEGRSLQALHLKDIMLRNSKSHDCVIYNILIFYIFRSGNCFLVGKFLDELLPDNVTYNFLVYGFSQCKDFSSSTYYLFTMIRREFRPSNRSLNAVISHLCDTGQLEKALELSREMEFRGWIHNSAVQNAIVECFISYGKLQEAECFLNRMVEKNLIPKHVDYNNIIKQFCQSGRWLKAMDLINIMLKQGNIPNASSYDFVIQCCCNYKKLEEALDLHTEMLDRCLKPSITTCDKLVSSLCREGQTKEAERVLMSMLEMGEIPSKDAYRSMLNRYRYENDLEKASETMRAMQQSGYELDFETQWSLISKLSDTSLENNNNNNSNKGFLSRLLSKSGFSRAWIP; the protein is encoded by the coding sequence ATGATATCTGCGTCAGTTTTGGATCCCCAAATGATAAGAGTTCTGTGTAATTACTTACTTCAAATTCACCAGCTTCGTTCGTCAACACCGATCATTTTATTCATACCCAgaaatttctctctatttGTTCAATCACCAGTAGCTCTGAGATCTCGAAATAAGTGTACCACCATAAATTCTTCCATTAATTGCTGTGGCATTGGACAAACTCTCATATCAAGGTGTTCTGTTTTGCttgagaaggaagagaatgtCTCTGTATTGCCTAATTCTTCTCTCAAGGGTTTTTTATTGGAGATCTCTGATGTTGTACCGGAATATGTTCGTAGAATTAGGCGAATTTCGGAGTTAAAGCCTGAAGATGTGCTTAAATTGTTTCTTGGGTTTCAATCAAAGGTTGGGGATAATGGAATTCAAGTTAAGAAAGTTGAGTGTTTATGGAGAATTTTGAAGTTTGTTAATGAAAGTAATGGGAGCCTCAAGCATTTACCGAGGTTGTACGAGGTTATGGCCTCTCTACTCGTTCAAGTTGGGAAGTATAAGGAAGTCGAGCAGTTTCTTTCTGAGATGGAGATTCAAGGAATCTTACTGGATAATCCTGAAGTTTTTAGTTGTATAATTCAAGGTTTTGTTTGTGAAGGTAATCTTGAAAAGGCTATTTTGATATACGAAAAAGCGAGGCAGCGATGTGTTTCTCCGTCTTTGTCATGTTATCGTGTTCTACTAGATTCTTTGGTTCGTATTAAGAAAACACAAATAGCACTTGGAGTATGTACGGATATGGTGGAGATGGGATTTGATTTGGGGGATGACGAGAAGGCTGCTTTTGAGAATGTCGTTGGACTACTCTGTTGGCAGGGAAAGGTTCTTGAAGCTAGGAACCTTGTGAAGAAGTTCGTGGCTTCGGATTTTAGGCCTAGTGATGAGGTTCTTTATCGAATTACGAGGGGTTACTGTGAGAAGAAGGACTTTGAAGATTTGCTGAGTTTCTTCTTTGAAATTAAGAGTCCCCCAAATGTTATTTCTGGCAACAAAATCATTCATTCTCTCTGTAAAAATTTTGGCTCCGAGAGTGCGTGCTTGTATCTACGAGAACTTGAGTGTACAGGTTTCAAGCCTGATGAAATAACCTTTGGGATTTTGATCGGATGGAGCTGTCGTGAGGGAAATCTTCGAAatgcttttatttatatgtcgGAGTTATTGTTTAGTGGCCTAAAACCAGATTTACATTCATATAATGCTCTCATCAGCGCGATGTTGAAGGAGGGCCTCTGGGAGAATGGCCAAGGCATTCTTGCTGAAATGGTAGAGCGGGGAACCGAACCTAATTTATCGACTTTCAGAATTCTTTTAGCAGGCTATTGCAAAGCTAGACAATTTgaagaagcaaagaaaataGTTCTTGAAATGGAAAGATGTGGTTTTATTCAACTTTCTCCCGTGGATGATCTATTATGCAAAATATTCTCTTTCTTGGGGTTTAATGATTCAGCAGTGAGGTTGAAAAGAGACAACAACACTGGTGTTTCTAAAACCGAGTTCTTCGATACCCTTGGAAACGGGCTTTATTTGGACACTGACGTGGATGAATATGAGAAAACGCTTACCGAAGTTCTCGAAAAGTCAATATTACCggattttaatttgtttattgtcGAGGAGTGCAAAAACAGAGATCTTAAAGCTGTATTAAGTTTGACAGCTGAAATGGATCGATGGGGTCAAGAACTAACTTCAGTAGGTTTGATGGGTTTATTGAGAAGCCATTGTAAATCGAATTCGAGAATCAAGCCCATCATTGATGTTTGGAAGAGAAGACCAGATATGATTGCTCAGTTAGAAGCAGACACCTTAAATTTACTTGTGCAAGCGTATAGCAAAAATAGGTCGACTTCTAGTGGAATCGGAACACTAAACGAAATGATCCGAATGGATGTTAGaatagagaaagaaacataCAGCGCTCTGATAAATAGTTTGTGCAAAATAGGAAACTTAAGTGACCTTGTTGGTTGTTGGGATAGAGCTCGAAAAGATGGTTGGGTTCCGGGATTGCTCGACTTTAAATCACTTATCAGTTGTCTTTGCAAGAAAGGAGAACTCAAAGAAGTTGTCTTCCTCCTCGAAACCATGCTGGTATCTTATCCACATTCGAGGTTGGATATACTTAATATATTCCTCGAAAGGCTTTCAGAAGCCGGGTTCCCTGCAATTGGACGGGTATTGGCTAAGGAGCTTACGTCCCTCGGATTTTCTTTGGATCAAAAGGCATACGAACTTCTTATTATAGGATTATGTAAGGAGAATACTGTTTCAATAGCAATTAACATGTTAGACGATATGATGGCTATGAGTATGGTTCCGTGCATTGATGTTTGTCTTCTATTAATTCCTACTTTATGTAAGATTGGTAGATATGAAACTGCTATTGCATTAAAAGAGATCGGAACTACCAAGCTATCGTATTCTTCACGTAGAGTGTACGGTGCACTAATGAAAGGCTTCTTTACGACGGGAAAGGTTCAAGAAGCCTTGGCACTACTCGAGGACATGTTGTCTAAAGGTCTTTCTCTAGATGCTGAGATATATAATCTTCTGATTCAAGGACATTGCAAAGCGAAAAACTTCGAAAAAGTGCGGGAGCTACTGAGCGTTATGGTAAGGAAGGACTTAAGCCTATCGATATCAAGTTACGGGAAATTAGTTCGTTTAATGTGTATGGAAGGAAGAAGTCTCCAGGCATTGCATCTAAAGGACATCATGCTTCGAAACAGCAAATCTCATGATTGTGTTATCTATAACATTCtgatcttttatatttttcgaaGTGGAAACTGTTTTCTTGTGGGAAAATTTTTGGATGAACTATTACCTGATAATGTAACCTATAATTTTCTAGTATATGGATTTTCTCAGTGCAAGGACTTCTCAAGTTCCACATATTATCTCTTTACCATGATCCGACGAGAGTTTCGGCCTAGCAATCGGAGCTTGAACGCTGTAATAAGCCACCTTTGTGATACCGGACAGCTCGAGAAAGCGTTAGAGCTGAGCCGGGAGATGGAATTTAGGGGATGGATTCATAATTCAGCTGTACAGAATGCAATAGTTGAGTGTTTCATTTCATATGGAAAGCTTCAAGAAGCAGAATGTTTTTTGAATAGAATGGTTGAGAAGAATCTCATCCCGAAACATGTAGATTACAATAACATTATCAAGCAATTTTGTCAGAGTGGAAGATGGTTGAAGGCAATGGATTTAATAAACATAATGCTTAAGCAAGGAAACATACCAAATGCTTCAAGTTATGATTTTGTCATTCAATGTTGTTGTAATTACAAGAAGTTGGAAGAAGCGTTAGATTTACATACCGAGATGTTGGACCGGTGCTTAAAGCCGAGCATCACGACGTGTGATAAACTTGTGTCTTCGTTATGCAGAGAAGGGCAGACGAAAGAAGCCGAAAGGGTTTTGATGAGCATGTTAGAGATGGGGGAAATACCGAGCAAGGATGCGTACCGCTCCATGCTTAACAGGTACCGCTATGAGAATGATCTTGAAAAGGCATCTGAGACGATGCGAGCGATGCAGCAAAGTGGTTATGAGTTGGATTTTGAGACACAATGGTCTCTCATAAGCAAACTAAGCGATACCAGTCTtgagaacaacaacaacaataacagTAACAAAGGGTTTCTCTCAAGACTTCTTTCTAAGAGTGGATTTTCTCGGGCATGGATTCCTTAG
- the LOC111796764 gene encoding probable U3 small nucleolar RNA-associated protein 11 isoform X2 — protein sequence MRSLKNVIRSRLYKKRARPHSRRHFGLFEKHRDYVKRAKAYQKKEATKLEGKTAFRNPDEFYFKMIKTRTVHKPERRVNKYTKEQLILMKTQDAEYILQKMQSEERKIERLTATLHSFDNQPSNEHLCFAEDREDTNEIQCRSSKGRWIALYETVPNSIKRKTAASYKELEARRSRVWELEKLYRDMRFQQELWKMGRKRKRQEDELSNPTSNPVYKWRAGRKR from the exons ATGCGGTCACTGAAGAATGTCATCCGTTCGCGGCTATACAAGAAGCGAGCTCGGCC GCATTCTCGGAGACATTTTGGGCTTTTTGAGAAACACAGAGACTATGTCAAGCGTGCTAAGGCTTATCAGAAGAAGGAAGCCACT AAACTTGAAGGGAAAACAGCCTTCAGGAATCCAGATGAATTTTACTTTAAGATGATTAAGACCAGAACAGTCCATAAACCAGA GAGACGGGTAAATAAGTATACTAAAGAGCAACTCATACTGATGAAAACCCAAGATGCAGAGTATATACTTCAGAAAATGCAGAGTGAGGAAAGG aaaattgaaagactGACAGCCACGTTACATTCTTTTGATAATCAGCCATCAAATGAGCATCTTTGCTTTGCTGAAGACAG GGAGGATACCAATGAAATTCAATGTCGTTCCTCCAAAGGTAGATGGATAGCATTGTATGAAACAGTTCCTAACAGTATTAAGAG GAAAACCGCTGCTTCTTACAAAGAATTGGAGGCAAGGAGGAGTAGAGTCTGGGAATTAGAGAAACTTTATAGGGATATGAGATTTCAACAAGAACTATGG AAAATGGGCCGAAAACGTAAACGTCAGGAAGATGAGCTCTCCAATCCAACTTCTAATCCTGTATACAAATGGCGGGCAGGACGAAAACGCTGA
- the LOC111796757 gene encoding pentatricopeptide repeat-containing protein At5g15280, mitochondrial isoform X2 has product MIRVLCNYLLQIHQLRSSTPIILFIPRNFSLFVQSPVALRSRNKCTTINSSINCCGIGQTLISRCSVLLEKEENVSVLPNSSLKGFLLEISDVVPEYVRRIRRISELKPEDVLKLFLGFQSKVGDNGIQVKKVECLWRILKFVNESNGSLKHLPRLYEVMASLLVQVGKYKEVEQFLSEMEIQGILLDNPEVFSCIIQGFVCEGNLEKAILIYEKARQRCVSPSLSCYRVLLDSLVRIKKTQIALGVCTDMVEMGFDLGDDEKAAFENVVGLLCWQGKVLEARNLVKKFVASDFRPSDEVLYRITRGYCEKKDFEDLLSFFFEIKSPPNVISGNKIIHSLCKNFGSESACLYLRELECTGFKPDEITFGILIGWSCREGNLRNAFIYMSELLFSGLKPDLHSYNALISAMLKEGLWENGQGILAEMVERGTEPNLSTFRILLAGYCKARQFEEAKKIVLEMERCGFIQLSPVDDLLCKIFSFLGFNDSAVRLKRDNNTGVSKTEFFDTLGNGLYLDTDVDEYEKTLTEVLEKSILPDFNLFIVEECKNRDLKAVLSLTAEMDRWGQELTSVGLMGLLRSHCKSNSRIKPIIDVWKRRPDMIAQLEADTLNLLVQAYSKNRSTSSGIGTLNEMIRMDVRIEKETYSALINSLCKIGNLSDLVGCWDRARKDGWVPGLLDFKSLISCLCKKGELKEVVFLLETMLVSYPHSRLDILNIFLERLSEAGFPAIGRVLAKELTSLGFSLDQKAYELLIIGLCKENTVSIAINMLDDMMAMSMVPCIDVCLLLIPTLCKIGRYETAIALKEIGTTKLSYSSRRVYGALMKGFFTTGKVQEALALLEDMLSKGLSLDAEIYNLLIQGHCKAKNFEKVRELLSVMVRKDLSLSISSYGKLVRLMCMEGRSLQALHLKDIMLRNSKSHDCVIYNILIFYIFRSGNCFLVGKFLDELLPDNVTYNFLVYGFSQCKDFSSSTYYLFTMIRREFRPSNRSLNAVISHLCDTGQLEKALELSREMEFRGWIHNSAVQNAIVECFISYGKLQEAECFLNRMVEKNLIPKHVDYNNIIKQFCQSGRWLKAMDLINIMLKQGNIPNASSYDFVIQCCCNYKKLEEALDLHTEMLDRCLKPSITTCDKLVSSLCREGQTKEAERVLMSMLEMGEIPSKDAYRSMLNRYRYENDLEKASETMRAMQQSGYELDFETQWSLISKLSDTSLENNNNNNSNKGFLSRLLSKSGFSRAWIP; this is encoded by the coding sequence ATGATAAGAGTTCTGTGTAATTACTTACTTCAAATTCACCAGCTTCGTTCGTCAACACCGATCATTTTATTCATACCCAgaaatttctctctatttGTTCAATCACCAGTAGCTCTGAGATCTCGAAATAAGTGTACCACCATAAATTCTTCCATTAATTGCTGTGGCATTGGACAAACTCTCATATCAAGGTGTTCTGTTTTGCttgagaaggaagagaatgtCTCTGTATTGCCTAATTCTTCTCTCAAGGGTTTTTTATTGGAGATCTCTGATGTTGTACCGGAATATGTTCGTAGAATTAGGCGAATTTCGGAGTTAAAGCCTGAAGATGTGCTTAAATTGTTTCTTGGGTTTCAATCAAAGGTTGGGGATAATGGAATTCAAGTTAAGAAAGTTGAGTGTTTATGGAGAATTTTGAAGTTTGTTAATGAAAGTAATGGGAGCCTCAAGCATTTACCGAGGTTGTACGAGGTTATGGCCTCTCTACTCGTTCAAGTTGGGAAGTATAAGGAAGTCGAGCAGTTTCTTTCTGAGATGGAGATTCAAGGAATCTTACTGGATAATCCTGAAGTTTTTAGTTGTATAATTCAAGGTTTTGTTTGTGAAGGTAATCTTGAAAAGGCTATTTTGATATACGAAAAAGCGAGGCAGCGATGTGTTTCTCCGTCTTTGTCATGTTATCGTGTTCTACTAGATTCTTTGGTTCGTATTAAGAAAACACAAATAGCACTTGGAGTATGTACGGATATGGTGGAGATGGGATTTGATTTGGGGGATGACGAGAAGGCTGCTTTTGAGAATGTCGTTGGACTACTCTGTTGGCAGGGAAAGGTTCTTGAAGCTAGGAACCTTGTGAAGAAGTTCGTGGCTTCGGATTTTAGGCCTAGTGATGAGGTTCTTTATCGAATTACGAGGGGTTACTGTGAGAAGAAGGACTTTGAAGATTTGCTGAGTTTCTTCTTTGAAATTAAGAGTCCCCCAAATGTTATTTCTGGCAACAAAATCATTCATTCTCTCTGTAAAAATTTTGGCTCCGAGAGTGCGTGCTTGTATCTACGAGAACTTGAGTGTACAGGTTTCAAGCCTGATGAAATAACCTTTGGGATTTTGATCGGATGGAGCTGTCGTGAGGGAAATCTTCGAAatgcttttatttatatgtcgGAGTTATTGTTTAGTGGCCTAAAACCAGATTTACATTCATATAATGCTCTCATCAGCGCGATGTTGAAGGAGGGCCTCTGGGAGAATGGCCAAGGCATTCTTGCTGAAATGGTAGAGCGGGGAACCGAACCTAATTTATCGACTTTCAGAATTCTTTTAGCAGGCTATTGCAAAGCTAGACAATTTgaagaagcaaagaaaataGTTCTTGAAATGGAAAGATGTGGTTTTATTCAACTTTCTCCCGTGGATGATCTATTATGCAAAATATTCTCTTTCTTGGGGTTTAATGATTCAGCAGTGAGGTTGAAAAGAGACAACAACACTGGTGTTTCTAAAACCGAGTTCTTCGATACCCTTGGAAACGGGCTTTATTTGGACACTGACGTGGATGAATATGAGAAAACGCTTACCGAAGTTCTCGAAAAGTCAATATTACCggattttaatttgtttattgtcGAGGAGTGCAAAAACAGAGATCTTAAAGCTGTATTAAGTTTGACAGCTGAAATGGATCGATGGGGTCAAGAACTAACTTCAGTAGGTTTGATGGGTTTATTGAGAAGCCATTGTAAATCGAATTCGAGAATCAAGCCCATCATTGATGTTTGGAAGAGAAGACCAGATATGATTGCTCAGTTAGAAGCAGACACCTTAAATTTACTTGTGCAAGCGTATAGCAAAAATAGGTCGACTTCTAGTGGAATCGGAACACTAAACGAAATGATCCGAATGGATGTTAGaatagagaaagaaacataCAGCGCTCTGATAAATAGTTTGTGCAAAATAGGAAACTTAAGTGACCTTGTTGGTTGTTGGGATAGAGCTCGAAAAGATGGTTGGGTTCCGGGATTGCTCGACTTTAAATCACTTATCAGTTGTCTTTGCAAGAAAGGAGAACTCAAAGAAGTTGTCTTCCTCCTCGAAACCATGCTGGTATCTTATCCACATTCGAGGTTGGATATACTTAATATATTCCTCGAAAGGCTTTCAGAAGCCGGGTTCCCTGCAATTGGACGGGTATTGGCTAAGGAGCTTACGTCCCTCGGATTTTCTTTGGATCAAAAGGCATACGAACTTCTTATTATAGGATTATGTAAGGAGAATACTGTTTCAATAGCAATTAACATGTTAGACGATATGATGGCTATGAGTATGGTTCCGTGCATTGATGTTTGTCTTCTATTAATTCCTACTTTATGTAAGATTGGTAGATATGAAACTGCTATTGCATTAAAAGAGATCGGAACTACCAAGCTATCGTATTCTTCACGTAGAGTGTACGGTGCACTAATGAAAGGCTTCTTTACGACGGGAAAGGTTCAAGAAGCCTTGGCACTACTCGAGGACATGTTGTCTAAAGGTCTTTCTCTAGATGCTGAGATATATAATCTTCTGATTCAAGGACATTGCAAAGCGAAAAACTTCGAAAAAGTGCGGGAGCTACTGAGCGTTATGGTAAGGAAGGACTTAAGCCTATCGATATCAAGTTACGGGAAATTAGTTCGTTTAATGTGTATGGAAGGAAGAAGTCTCCAGGCATTGCATCTAAAGGACATCATGCTTCGAAACAGCAAATCTCATGATTGTGTTATCTATAACATTCtgatcttttatatttttcgaaGTGGAAACTGTTTTCTTGTGGGAAAATTTTTGGATGAACTATTACCTGATAATGTAACCTATAATTTTCTAGTATATGGATTTTCTCAGTGCAAGGACTTCTCAAGTTCCACATATTATCTCTTTACCATGATCCGACGAGAGTTTCGGCCTAGCAATCGGAGCTTGAACGCTGTAATAAGCCACCTTTGTGATACCGGACAGCTCGAGAAAGCGTTAGAGCTGAGCCGGGAGATGGAATTTAGGGGATGGATTCATAATTCAGCTGTACAGAATGCAATAGTTGAGTGTTTCATTTCATATGGAAAGCTTCAAGAAGCAGAATGTTTTTTGAATAGAATGGTTGAGAAGAATCTCATCCCGAAACATGTAGATTACAATAACATTATCAAGCAATTTTGTCAGAGTGGAAGATGGTTGAAGGCAATGGATTTAATAAACATAATGCTTAAGCAAGGAAACATACCAAATGCTTCAAGTTATGATTTTGTCATTCAATGTTGTTGTAATTACAAGAAGTTGGAAGAAGCGTTAGATTTACATACCGAGATGTTGGACCGGTGCTTAAAGCCGAGCATCACGACGTGTGATAAACTTGTGTCTTCGTTATGCAGAGAAGGGCAGACGAAAGAAGCCGAAAGGGTTTTGATGAGCATGTTAGAGATGGGGGAAATACCGAGCAAGGATGCGTACCGCTCCATGCTTAACAGGTACCGCTATGAGAATGATCTTGAAAAGGCATCTGAGACGATGCGAGCGATGCAGCAAAGTGGTTATGAGTTGGATTTTGAGACACAATGGTCTCTCATAAGCAAACTAAGCGATACCAGTCTtgagaacaacaacaacaataacagTAACAAAGGGTTTCTCTCAAGACTTCTTTCTAAGAGTGGATTTTCTCGGGCATGGATTCCTTAG
- the LOC111796764 gene encoding probable U3 small nucleolar RNA-associated protein 11 isoform X1 gives MRSLKNVIRSRLYKKRARPHSRRHFGLFEKHRDYVKRAKAYQKKEATVEKLEGKTAFRNPDEFYFKMIKTRTVHKPERRVNKYTKEQLILMKTQDAEYILQKMQSEERKIERLTATLHSFDNQPSNEHLCFAEDREDTNEIQCRSSKGRWIALYETVPNSIKRKTAASYKELEARRSRVWELEKLYRDMRFQQELWKMGRKRKRQEDELSNPTSNPVYKWRAGRKR, from the exons ATGCGGTCACTGAAGAATGTCATCCGTTCGCGGCTATACAAGAAGCGAGCTCGGCC GCATTCTCGGAGACATTTTGGGCTTTTTGAGAAACACAGAGACTATGTCAAGCGTGCTAAGGCTTATCAGAAGAAGGAAGCCACTGTAGAG AAACTTGAAGGGAAAACAGCCTTCAGGAATCCAGATGAATTTTACTTTAAGATGATTAAGACCAGAACAGTCCATAAACCAGA GAGACGGGTAAATAAGTATACTAAAGAGCAACTCATACTGATGAAAACCCAAGATGCAGAGTATATACTTCAGAAAATGCAGAGTGAGGAAAGG aaaattgaaagactGACAGCCACGTTACATTCTTTTGATAATCAGCCATCAAATGAGCATCTTTGCTTTGCTGAAGACAG GGAGGATACCAATGAAATTCAATGTCGTTCCTCCAAAGGTAGATGGATAGCATTGTATGAAACAGTTCCTAACAGTATTAAGAG GAAAACCGCTGCTTCTTACAAAGAATTGGAGGCAAGGAGGAGTAGAGTCTGGGAATTAGAGAAACTTTATAGGGATATGAGATTTCAACAAGAACTATGG AAAATGGGCCGAAAACGTAAACGTCAGGAAGATGAGCTCTCCAATCCAACTTCTAATCCTGTATACAAATGGCGGGCAGGACGAAAACGCTGA